A stretch of Eleutherodactylus coqui strain aEleCoq1 chromosome 2, aEleCoq1.hap1, whole genome shotgun sequence DNA encodes these proteins:
- the MTHFS gene encoding 5-formyltetrahydrofolate cyclo-ligase isoform X2: MTDEVQTEDIIRDIFRQDKLCFIPRYRPRSTQMDMVRLRSVEEINLLPVTPWNVRQPGEDDCREDALATGGLDLVLVPGLGFDKEGHRLGRGKGYYDTFFERYSCHLSHKPYTIALAFQEQICDSIPVTENDVEIDEIICAGDLKGSTTI; the protein is encoded by the exons ATGACCGATGAAGTTCAGACTGAAGACATTATCCGCGATATTTTCCGTCAGGACAAACTGTGTTTCATTCCCCGTTACCGGCCTCGCAGTACGCAGATGGATATGGTGAGGCTCAGGTCCGTAGAGGAGATCAACCTATTACCAGTAACTCCATGGAATGTCCGCCAGCCTGGCGAGGACGACTGCAGAGAGGACGCACTAGCCACGG GCGGATTGGACCTTGTGCTCGTGCCAGGACTTGGATTTGACAAGGAAGGTCACCGTTTGGGGAGGGGGAAAGGATATTATGACACTTTCTTTGAGCGCTACAGTTGTCATCTCTCTCACAAACCATATACAATCGCATTGGCTTTTCAAGAGCAGATTTGCGACTCCATCCCCGTTACAGAAAACGACGTTGAAATAGATGAAATCATCTGCGCTGGAGACTTGAAAGGTTCTACTACAATCTGA
- the MTHFS gene encoding 5-formyltetrahydrofolate cyclo-ligase isoform X1: MASIQAAKRALRAQLKQRLAVLSDLEKLQQSQAVTRKVLSHPRYQTARRVAIFLNMTDEVQTEDIIRDIFRQDKLCFIPRYRPRSTQMDMVRLRSVEEINLLPVTPWNVRQPGEDDCREDALATGGLDLVLVPGLGFDKEGHRLGRGKGYYDTFFERYSCHLSHKPYTIALAFQEQICDSIPVTENDVEIDEIICAGDLKGSTTI, encoded by the exons ATGGCGTCGATACAAGCTGCTAAACGTGCGCTCAGGGCGCAGTTGAAGCAAAGGTTAGCAGTCCTAAGTGACCTAGAGAAGCTTCAGCAGTCCCAGGCAGTGACTCGGAAG GTACTCTCTCACCCCCGTTATCAGACCGCGCGACGCGTTGCCATATTCCTGAATATGACCGATGAAGTTCAGACTGAAGACATTATCCGCGATATTTTCCGTCAGGACAAACTGTGTTTCATTCCCCGTTACCGGCCTCGCAGTACGCAGATGGATATGGTGAGGCTCAGGTCCGTAGAGGAGATCAACCTATTACCAGTAACTCCATGGAATGTCCGCCAGCCTGGCGAGGACGACTGCAGAGAGGACGCACTAGCCACGG GCGGATTGGACCTTGTGCTCGTGCCAGGACTTGGATTTGACAAGGAAGGTCACCGTTTGGGGAGGGGGAAAGGATATTATGACACTTTCTTTGAGCGCTACAGTTGTCATCTCTCTCACAAACCATATACAATCGCATTGGCTTTTCAAGAGCAGATTTGCGACTCCATCCCCGTTACAGAAAACGACGTTGAAATAGATGAAATCATCTGCGCTGGAGACTTGAAAGGTTCTACTACAATCTGA